TCATACCCAAAACCGTCTGCCAACCGAGAGCCTTCGCGCTCAAAAACAGCAAAATTACGCCCGTCAGCGCGCCGGCGAGGGCAAGACCGCTAACGCCGAGCGGCTTAATAAAAGCAAGCGAAAACAGAATGTTAAACCCAAGCGCTATAGCGCTGTTCTTTGCCGCCAGTCCCTGCCTAGCGGTGGAGTATAGCCAAAGCGAAAATAGCCGCGCCAAACCAAACGGCGTAAGTCCGATCATATAGATCGCCAATATATTCGCCGCGGCGCTCGTATCGGCGCGCGCGAATTTACCTCGCTCAAACAGTAGCCAGATAATCCCGTCGCTCAAAAGCGCGCCGCCCAACGCGCTCAAAGACAGCAAAAAGGCGAGCAACCAGAAGTTTTTGCTAAGCAACCTTTTTGATTCGCCCATATCGCCGCGTTTGATCGCCTTTGCGATCGCGGGGAAAAGCGCCATCGAAACGGCGATGGCAAAGAGCGCCAGCGGCAGTTGAAATATGCGGTTGGCGTAATAGAGATAGCTTACGCTTCCGACGGCTAAAAACGTGGCTAAAAGCGTATCTAAAAACGCGGAGACATAGGCGGTGGACGCGCCGAAGACGGCGGGAAAAAAGGCTTTGTAGAAACGATCGGTATCGGCTTTGGAGTCGCGTTTTTTCTTGAAGCCGCCAAGCAGCATAGCGCCAAGCCTCTTGCCTTTTAGCGCCGCGATATGCAATAAAAGCTGTAGCGCGCCGCCTATCAAAACGCCGAAA
The Helicobacteraceae bacterium genome window above contains:
- the murJ gene encoding murein biosynthesis integral membrane protein MurJ, translating into MKGIFTNSTGILVSRVAGFARDFTTASILGANIYSDIFFVAIKIPNLFRSVFADGAFTQAFLPSFVAAKYKGAFSVNVFLRIFCAVLILSLLATIFSEYLTAAIALGFDEATIKTAAPFVAVNFWYLDFVFLISFLAALLHYRNSFAAPAFSTALLNVSMIIALIIARGENEKTIVWFLSFGVLIGGALQLLLHIAALKGKRLGAMLLGGFKKKRDSKADTDRFYKAFFPAVFGASTAYVSAFLDTLLATFLAVGSVSYLYYANRIFQLPLALFAIAVSMALFPAIAKAIKRGDMGESKRLLSKNFWLLAFLLSLSALGGALLSDGIIWLLFERGKFARADTSAAANILAIYMIGLTPFGLARLFSLWLYSTARQGLAAKNSAIALGFNILFSLAFIKPLGVSGLALAGALTGVILLFLSAKALGWQTVLGMIRAKLVFALAIAVALEALAIEGFKLAVNYRGFFG